A part of Ammospiza caudacuta isolate bAmmCau1 chromosome 7, bAmmCau1.pri, whole genome shotgun sequence genomic DNA contains:
- the LOC131560066 gene encoding cystathionine gamma-lyase-like, with amino-acid sequence MCSQECGKLLPPIPHFATNAIHYAQEPEQWNSKAVVPPITLSTTFKQQVPAKDEERYEYTRFDNPNRRILEKVMSVLDGAKYSLAYSSGMAAIMNICHLLKSGETIICTEHVYEGTKELFDKMQEEFNLKVAYVDCTDPKKLEEKIKEYPSTKLVWLESPTNPTLKVIDIKACAEVAHKPREPKCPEKHVWVAVDNSFMSPYFQRPLALGADICMSSATKYMNGHSDVLMGLVSVNKKCLYERLKFLQRTLGAVPSPFDCFLCNRGLKTLHIRMKLHFHNGLAVAKFLESHPCVKKVMYPGLASHCQCEVMKRQCSGVSGIVSFEIQGEECNAYAFLRNLKVFTVGFSVGGYESLAEHPYSMTHQNLPEEDKKRLGITKTLIRLSVGLEDEEDLLADLDQALKAAFA; translated from the exons ATGTGCAGCCAGGAGTGCGGTAAGCTTCTGCCGCCTATCCCTCACTTCGCCACCAATGCCATCCACTACGCGCAGGAGCCCGAGCAGTGGAATTCCAAGGCCGTGGTGCCGCCTATCACGCTCTCCACCACCTTCAAGCAGCAAGTGCCCGCGAAGGACGAGGAG AGGTACGAATACACCCGGTTCGACAATCCGAACAGGCGTATCCTGGAGAAGGTTATGTCCGTCCTCGATGGAGCCAAATACA GCTTGGCTTATTCCTCTGGCATGGCAGCAATTATGAACATCTGTCACCTGCTGAAGTCAGGGGAAACAATTATCTGCACTGAACACGTGTATGAAG gcACGAAAGAATTATTTGACAAAATGCAAGAGGAGTTCAATTTGAAAGTGGCTTATGTTGACTGCACAGACCCAAAAAAgctggaagaaaaaattaaagaatatCCCTCGACCAAG CTGGTTTGGCTCGAGAGCCCCACGAACCCCACGCTGAAGGTGATCGACATCAAAGCCTGCGCTGAGGTGGCGCACAAACCTCGTGAACCCAAGTGTCCTGAAAAGCACGTGTGGGTGGCCGTGGACAACAGCTTCATGTCTCCATATTTCCAG cgTCCTTTGGCCCTGGGGGCTGATATTTGTATGTCTTCTGCAACCAAATACATGAATG GGCACAGCGATGTCCTCATGGGCCTGGTCTCTGTAAATAAGAAATGTCTCTATGAGAGGCTGAAATTCCTGCAGAGGA ccctgggagctgtcccctctccctttGACTGCTTCCTCTGCAACCGGGGCCTCAAGACTCTGCACATCAGGATGAAGCTGCACTTCCACAACGGCCTGGCTGTGGCCAAGTTCCTGGAATCCCATCCCTGTGTGAAGAAGGTCATGTACCCAG GGCTGGCTTCCCACTGTCAGTGTGAGGTGATGAAGAGGCAGTGCTCAGGTGTTTCAGGGATCGTCAGCTTCGAAATCCAAGGGGAAGAATGTAATGCTTATGCCTTTCTCAGGAACCTGAAG GTGTTCACCGTGGGCTTCAGTGTGGGTGGCTATGAGAGCCTGGCAGAGCATCC GTACAGCATGACCCATCAGAATCTGCCTGAGGAGGATAAGAAACGTCTGGGGATCACAAAGACCTTGATCCGCCTCTCGGTGGGgctggaggatgaggaggatctGCTGGCAGACCTGGACCAGGCCCTGAAGGCTGCG